The Candidatus Thermoplasmatota archaeon genome contains the following window.
AGGATAGCCACTTATTAATTTTGCATAGGATATTTCCCAAATATCTCCGTAAAGCATCGCTTTAAGACAAGAGTGCACCGCTAAAATACAGCACGGGTTTGGTAAAAAAAGGAAATGCAAAAAGGATCGGTGTGGAATAAATTTAAAGGGGGAGATTCAATGACTGGTTATGGATTGGACAATATTGGGACTTTTAGCTGGAGGGATAACCTCCGCAGGATTTATACCACAGTTGGTGAGAGGGTTTAGAACTAAAAGATTGAACGATGTTTCATATTACATGCCCTTGGTTTTAATTGTTGG
Protein-coding sequences here:
- a CDS encoding SemiSWEET transporter; protein product: MDWTILGLLAGGITSAGFIPQLVRGFRTKRLNDVSYYMPLVLIVGMSLWLLYGIIREDLSIIVANFVGVSCNTLLITMKKIYQ